The following are encoded together in the Roseivirga misakiensis genome:
- a CDS encoding DUF4221 family protein, with translation MSKTRFNFYIFLTCLLVCSCGKNDRQEIVKASSQEGELVFKVDTVKVDIGDQISYTYFRFDTYEEEGRFYFVKYQGSQHALLFYDLEKRRLSKTIALEKAGPNGIGTLQNFHVHNLDSIFVFDAGNMKVLSEDAEVFFSMNLFSQLPQGVLIDFASPESKPFYSSKLNRVILENSLRRNATAEEKNQPFLAAINLESKSFELIGPQHAPFMKNAKVGYGSYQGISFTNHENLIFYNYPVSSKVYSYDLLTKENKAFNGNVSSIPNQASEFKNAASQAFINAYRFETAIFYNIIYDPYKELFYRLHRTGKPYDPAVRNTIQNTRFYVSVFGREMNFIKEIEVAQNTYSQYTAFVGPEGLFLNASFKEFPLLEEDKMIFHVYDFSFQ, from the coding sequence ATGTCAAAAACGAGATTCAATTTTTACATTTTCCTTACATGTTTGCTCGTGTGCTCTTGTGGAAAAAATGATCGTCAAGAAATTGTCAAAGCCTCAAGCCAAGAGGGGGAATTGGTCTTTAAAGTGGATACTGTAAAAGTAGATATAGGCGATCAAATCAGCTATACCTACTTTCGATTCGATACTTACGAGGAAGAGGGGAGATTTTATTTTGTAAAATATCAAGGATCTCAGCACGCTCTTTTATTCTATGATTTAGAAAAACGAAGGTTGAGCAAGACCATTGCGCTAGAAAAGGCTGGTCCTAATGGTATTGGAACACTCCAAAACTTTCATGTACATAACCTAGATTCCATTTTCGTGTTTGATGCTGGTAATATGAAAGTGCTCAGTGAAGATGCGGAGGTGTTTTTTAGCATGAACTTGTTCAGTCAGCTGCCTCAGGGAGTGCTTATAGATTTTGCTAGTCCTGAATCCAAACCATTTTATAGTTCTAAACTCAACCGAGTGATCCTTGAAAACTCTTTGCGTAGGAATGCTACTGCGGAAGAAAAGAATCAACCATTTCTTGCTGCGATAAACCTTGAGTCAAAGTCTTTTGAATTAATAGGTCCGCAGCACGCCCCATTTATGAAAAATGCCAAAGTGGGCTATGGTAGTTATCAGGGCATATCGTTTACCAACCATGAGAATTTAATTTTCTACAATTACCCGGTGTCCTCGAAGGTGTATAGTTATGATTTGCTTACAAAGGAGAACAAGGCATTTAATGGTAATGTAAGTTCTATACCGAATCAGGCTAGTGAATTTAAGAATGCAGCTTCACAAGCATTTATAAATGCTTATCGTTTCGAGACTGCTATCTTTTACAACATCATTTATGACCCCTATAAAGAGTTGTTTTATCGGCTGCATAGAACTGGAAAGCCTTACGATCCTGCAGTGAGGAATACTATTCAGAATACTAGATTCTATGTTTCTGTTTTTGGTAGAGAAATGAACTTTATCAAAGAAATTGAGGTGGCTCAAAATACCTACAGTCAATATACAGCCTTCGTAGGGCCTGAAGGCTTGTTTTTGAATGCTTCCTTTAAAGAATTTCCACTATTGGAGGAGGATAAAATGATTTTTCACGTTTATGACTTTAGCTTCCAGTAG
- a CDS encoding RidA family protein, whose translation MSQEFNSEKAPEPVGLYPHARKVGDLLFLSGVGPRERNTKKIPGVTLGENGEIVAYDIEEQCRSVFKNVRLILEASGSSWDKLVDVTVFLTNMKDDFATYNKIYAEYFADNQPCRTTVEINCLPTPIAIELKCVATL comes from the coding sequence ATGAGCCAAGAGTTTAATAGTGAAAAAGCACCAGAACCTGTAGGGCTTTATCCGCATGCGAGAAAAGTTGGTGACCTTTTGTTTCTTTCTGGTGTAGGGCCACGTGAAAGAAATACAAAAAAGATTCCTGGCGTAACACTGGGTGAAAACGGAGAAATAGTTGCTTATGATATAGAGGAGCAGTGCCGATCGGTATTCAAAAACGTTCGACTCATTTTAGAAGCTTCTGGCAGTAGCTGGGATAAGCTGGTTGATGTAACGGTTTTCTTAACCAACATGAAAGACGACTTTGCTACGTACAACAAGATTTACGCAGAGTATTTTGCTGACAACCAACCGTGCAGAACTACGGTAGAGATTAACTGCCTACCAACACCGATTGCCATTGAGTTAAAGTGTGTAGCGACACTCTAA
- a CDS encoding GNAT family N-acetyltransferase, which yields MSYDIVEGSIPEALSVLKALPEFDVLKTTAHYREKIGNKASLVLLAKKDGNLIGCKVGYDRFSDGSFYSSLGGVIPDFRKLGIAQKLADRQEQWAREKGYQSIKFKTLNRHKSMIIFAIKNGFEIYGLKPKDELGNYRIEMIKSLL from the coding sequence ATGAGTTACGATATAGTCGAAGGATCTATCCCTGAAGCCTTATCGGTTTTAAAAGCGTTACCTGAATTCGATGTATTAAAAACTACAGCGCACTACAGAGAAAAAATCGGCAATAAGGCGAGTCTTGTTTTACTCGCAAAAAAAGATGGTAACCTGATTGGTTGCAAAGTGGGTTACGATCGGTTTAGCGATGGATCTTTTTACAGTAGTCTTGGAGGCGTGATACCAGATTTCCGAAAACTAGGGATCGCACAAAAATTAGCAGACCGCCAAGAACAATGGGCAAGGGAGAAAGGTTATCAGTCCATTAAATTCAAAACCTTAAATCGTCATAAAAGCATGATCATCTTTGCGATAAAAAATGGATTTGAGATTTATGGTCTTAAACCCAAAGACGAACTAGGGAATTATAGAATTGAAATGATAAAGAGTTTATTATGA
- a CDS encoding O-methyltransferase produces the protein MDFLPVDIQKYVEAHTDPESNTLSDLNRDTHRKVLKPRMLSGHLQGRALSMISHMIRPKSVLEIGTYTGYSAICMAEGLAEGGKVITIDVNEELESLARGYFEKAGFSEQIDYRIGNALDLVPEVSETLDLVFIDADKKNYINYYNLVIDKVRPGGFIIADNVLWSGKVVAELKKTDKETQAILDFNRLVQEDGRVENVLLPIRDGLMTIRKK, from the coding sequence ATGGACTTTTTACCTGTAGATATTCAAAAATATGTGGAGGCTCACACCGATCCCGAGTCTAATACGCTCAGCGACTTAAACAGGGATACACACAGAAAAGTGTTAAAACCACGCATGTTGTCAGGGCATTTGCAAGGGAGAGCCCTTTCTATGATTTCTCATATGATCAGGCCGAAAAGTGTTTTGGAAATAGGGACATATACGGGTTATTCGGCCATTTGTATGGCTGAGGGCTTAGCAGAAGGTGGTAAGGTAATTACCATCGACGTGAATGAAGAATTAGAAAGTCTGGCGCGAGGTTATTTTGAAAAAGCGGGCTTTAGCGAACAGATAGATTATCGGATCGGGAATGCTCTAGATTTGGTACCAGAAGTTTCAGAAACACTAGATTTGGTCTTCATTGATGCGGATAAGAAAAATTACATCAATTACTATAACTTAGTCATTGATAAAGTTAGGCCTGGAGGTTTTATTATCGCCGATAATGTACTCTGGAGCGGCAAAGTGGTTGCAGAACTAAAGAAAACTGACAAAGAGACACAAGCTATTCTCGATTTTAACCGTTTGGTTCAAGAAGATGGGCGCGTAGAGAACGTGCTGCTTCCTATTAGGGATGGCTTAATGACAATAAGAAAAAAGTAG
- a CDS encoding mechanosensitive ion channel domain-containing protein: MTALTQRLQKRVFKPMTNLGSGVLLKVLSPFAEGDFIEIDDELGSVKKSGWTFTTIEKIGGGELKLQNAVFFKKQIKNLTDKNITCLELTIGIGYESNMKKAKEEILSFFAQHEQLLDLPKPKIHVSKINADFVELTIKPWCAQVDFLSLDLTLQSDLMQHLVSKNFVVETQESTYKNTKMLA, from the coding sequence ATGACTGCTTTAACCCAAAGACTACAAAAAAGAGTATTCAAACCCATGACTAACTTGGGTAGTGGTGTACTCTTAAAAGTTTTAAGTCCTTTTGCTGAAGGCGATTTCATAGAAATCGACGATGAACTAGGATCGGTTAAAAAGAGTGGTTGGACGTTTACCACAATCGAAAAAATTGGTGGCGGAGAGTTAAAGCTTCAAAATGCTGTTTTCTTCAAAAAGCAGATAAAGAATTTAACTGATAAAAACATTACTTGCTTAGAATTGACCATTGGTATAGGTTATGAAAGCAATATGAAAAAAGCCAAAGAAGAAATTCTATCCTTCTTTGCGCAACACGAACAATTATTGGATTTACCTAAACCCAAAATTCACGTTTCTAAAATCAATGCTGATTTTGTTGAGCTTACCATTAAACCTTGGTGTGCTCAGGTCGACTTCCTTTCACTTGACTTGACTTTACAATCTGATTTAATGCAACACTTGGTTTCAAAGAACTTTGTTGTCGAGACACAAGAATCTACTTACAAGAACACAAAAATGTTGGCTTAA
- a CDS encoding M16 family metallopeptidase, translating into MVDYNLFTLPNGIRIIHKEVPSTKIVHCGFVLDIGSRDEREDQLGIAHFWEHMAFKGTKKRKAFHILNRLDSVGGELNAYTTKEKICFYASALEKHMESAFELLQDITFDSVFPEKQIENERGVILEEMSLYHDSPEDAIQDEFDNVVFKDHPLGKNILGTTSSVKSFRRNDFQQFLKHNLNTEGVVFSCVGNVPFKKVRRLAEKYFGSIPHLKAERNRLSFGLYEPKSEIVKRNITQAHCAIGTTAYALGDKKRLPFFMLMNILGGPGMNSRLNLALREKYGFVYNIEASYHPYSDTGLFAIFYGTELSQVARSKKLIAKELKLLRDKPLGTLQLHKGKEQLIGQLAMAEENNASLMLMMGKSILDLNKVHSLDSIFKRIRAISSAELQDIANEALREDQMSYLTFLPKN; encoded by the coding sequence ATGGTGGATTACAACTTATTTACCCTACCAAATGGCATCAGAATTATCCATAAAGAGGTGCCAAGTACAAAAATTGTTCATTGTGGTTTTGTGCTTGATATTGGTAGTAGAGATGAACGCGAAGATCAGTTAGGCATTGCCCACTTTTGGGAGCACATGGCTTTTAAGGGAACTAAAAAGCGCAAAGCTTTTCATATTCTCAATAGACTCGATTCTGTAGGGGGTGAATTGAACGCGTATACCACAAAAGAAAAAATCTGTTTCTATGCTTCTGCATTGGAGAAGCATATGGAAAGTGCTTTCGAATTACTCCAGGACATTACTTTTGATTCTGTATTTCCCGAAAAACAAATTGAGAATGAACGAGGCGTGATTCTGGAGGAAATGTCGCTTTATCATGACAGTCCTGAAGATGCTATCCAAGACGAATTCGACAATGTAGTCTTTAAGGATCATCCACTCGGAAAAAACATTCTTGGTACAACCTCAAGTGTTAAGTCCTTTAGAAGGAACGATTTCCAGCAATTTCTAAAGCATAATTTGAATACCGAAGGTGTGGTTTTCTCATGTGTTGGAAATGTGCCATTCAAAAAAGTTAGACGACTAGCTGAAAAGTACTTTGGTTCTATCCCTCATTTGAAGGCCGAGAGAAATAGACTCTCTTTCGGTCTATACGAACCAAAAAGTGAGATAGTTAAGCGGAATATTACACAGGCACATTGTGCCATCGGTACTACAGCCTATGCACTCGGAGATAAGAAAAGGCTTCCTTTCTTTATGCTGATGAATATTTTGGGTGGCCCTGGAATGAACTCAAGGTTGAATTTGGCCCTGAGAGAAAAGTATGGTTTTGTCTATAATATTGAGGCGTCCTACCATCCTTACTCAGACACTGGTTTATTTGCCATTTTCTATGGTACGGAATTGAGTCAAGTAGCACGAAGCAAAAAGCTAATTGCGAAAGAGCTCAAGTTATTGCGCGATAAACCGTTAGGAACCCTTCAACTACATAAAGGTAAGGAGCAACTAATTGGTCAATTGGCCATGGCCGAGGAAAATAATGCCAGTCTTATGCTTATGATGGGAAAAAGTATTTTAGACCTGAATAAGGTGCATAGCCTAGACTCTATATTCAAAAGAATTAGAGCTATTTCCAGTGCAGAGTTGCAAGACATAGCAAACGAAGCATTGCGTGAAGATCAAATGAGTTACCTCACATTTTTGCCCAAGAACTGA
- a CDS encoding aminopeptidase P N-terminal domain-containing protein: MRYEHIGKALFIKNREKLKAKMKPNSVAIICSNDIMPTNADGTMSFRQNSNLLYFSGIDQEESMLIVAPDFPNPKMREVLFVRETNELIAVWEGHKYTMEEATETSGVETVMWVDKFENTLNTILAETDNIYLYNNEHIRNGSEVETRSDRFNKWCQTKYGNYNFERLAPIAYDLRTVKEEREIALMQTACDLTDSGFRRILEFVKPGVWEFEVEAEYLHEFVRQRSKGFAYTPIIAGGGNACVLHYIENKDQLKDGDLLLMDVGAEYANYNADMTRVIPVNGRFTDRQKAVYNAVLRVKNAATALLTPGNSIPDYHEAVGEIMSKELVDLGLISLEDIKNENPDWPAYKKYFMHGTSHHIGLDVHDVASIYTDFKPGMVFTVEPGIYIPDEGIGIRLEDDIVITEDGHLNLMANIPIEAEEIEDIMNA; the protein is encoded by the coding sequence ATGAGATACGAACACATCGGCAAAGCACTTTTTATCAAAAATAGAGAAAAGCTTAAGGCGAAAATGAAACCCAATTCTGTAGCGATCATTTGTTCGAATGACATTATGCCTACGAACGCCGATGGCACAATGAGTTTTCGTCAGAATAGTAACCTCCTCTATTTTTCTGGCATTGACCAAGAAGAATCAATGCTTATTGTAGCGCCAGATTTTCCAAATCCTAAAATGCGAGAAGTGCTTTTTGTGCGAGAAACTAATGAGCTCATAGCGGTGTGGGAAGGCCATAAATATACCATGGAAGAGGCCACCGAAACCTCTGGTGTAGAAACTGTGATGTGGGTAGATAAATTCGAAAACACGCTGAACACGATACTGGCCGAAACAGATAATATTTACCTCTACAATAACGAACATATCAGAAACGGATCTGAAGTTGAAACACGATCTGATCGCTTCAATAAATGGTGCCAAACGAAATATGGAAACTACAATTTCGAACGTCTCGCACCGATCGCTTACGACTTGCGAACTGTAAAAGAGGAGCGAGAAATAGCCTTAATGCAAACCGCTTGCGATCTAACAGATAGTGGTTTCAGGAGAATATTAGAGTTCGTAAAACCTGGGGTTTGGGAGTTTGAAGTAGAGGCTGAATATCTACACGAATTTGTTCGCCAAAGATCCAAGGGTTTTGCCTATACGCCAATTATCGCAGGTGGTGGAAACGCTTGCGTTTTACACTACATTGAAAACAAGGATCAACTAAAAGATGGCGATTTACTACTCATGGATGTAGGAGCAGAATACGCTAATTACAATGCCGACATGACTAGAGTGATACCAGTTAATGGTAGATTCACAGACAGACAAAAGGCGGTATACAATGCTGTACTTCGAGTGAAAAATGCGGCAACCGCTCTTCTAACGCCTGGAAACAGTATACCTGACTACCACGAAGCGGTAGGAGAAATTATGTCTAAAGAATTGGTGGATTTGGGGTTAATTTCTTTGGAGGATATTAAGAATGAGAACCCAGACTGGCCAGCTTACAAAAAGTACTTTATGCACGGCACCTCTCACCACATTGGTTTAGACGTACATGACGTAGCGAGTATTTATACTGACTTTAAGCCTGGAATGGTTTTTACCGTAGAACCTGGCATCTATATTCCTGATGAGGGAATCGGGATTCGCCTAGAAGATGACATTGTCATTACGGAAGACGGTCATTTGAACCTAATGGCGAATATCCCGATTGAGGCGGAAGAAATTGAAGACATTATGAACGCTTAA
- a CDS encoding DUF2652 domain-containing protein, translating into MKYATILIPDISGYTKFLHKTELSHSTHIINELLQVVADTLQPKFTLAEIEGDALLTYADGKLTQAEIEEVCTNAFKNFNYFLNIVERDSVCRCGACNNASSLKLKFIVHYGQFEEVKISQFTKLSGLDMIIAHRLMKNTIPSKEYILVTDSFGLNSDTSSFEWQSAKDNYEVLGDVTYQYALIDDLKKEVLKPETTEDYSNLFGLARVMEVEINAPIKRVHEVLTDNSQKANFVEGLIDVRADSEINRVGSTHVCEFEGDSFDIKTLQNIDEKDQLVYIEKAHSINTGITMLTYFELKKVSENTTVISFRALTGDRNIIPEPHADMVYDQTKHTLLSLKNYLEEKKVA; encoded by the coding sequence ATGAAGTACGCAACTATATTGATACCCGATATCAGCGGTTATACCAAGTTTCTGCACAAGACGGAATTGAGTCATAGCACCCACATTATTAATGAGTTATTGCAAGTGGTAGCGGATACTTTACAGCCAAAATTTACCTTGGCTGAAATTGAGGGGGATGCCTTGCTTACATATGCGGATGGAAAATTAACTCAAGCTGAAATTGAAGAAGTCTGCACCAATGCGTTCAAAAACTTCAATTACTTTTTAAATATTGTTGAAAGGGACAGTGTTTGTCGGTGCGGAGCTTGCAATAATGCCAGTAGCTTAAAACTTAAGTTTATTGTTCATTATGGGCAGTTCGAGGAGGTAAAGATATCTCAGTTTACAAAGCTATCGGGACTTGATATGATTATTGCCCATCGTTTAATGAAGAATACCATCCCCTCGAAAGAATACATTTTGGTGACGGATTCTTTTGGTTTGAATAGCGATACTTCTTCTTTTGAATGGCAGTCTGCAAAGGATAATTACGAAGTCTTGGGTGATGTAACTTATCAATACGCCTTAATTGACGACTTAAAGAAAGAGGTGCTAAAACCTGAAACTACCGAAGACTACTCGAACCTTTTCGGTTTAGCCAGAGTGATGGAAGTCGAGATCAATGCGCCAATAAAACGAGTGCACGAAGTATTAACAGACAATAGCCAGAAGGCCAATTTTGTCGAGGGCTTGATAGATGTAAGGGCTGATTCTGAAATAAATCGTGTGGGGAGTACCCATGTTTGTGAGTTTGAAGGCGATAGCTTTGATATCAAAACACTTCAAAACATCGATGAAAAGGATCAGTTAGTGTATATCGAGAAAGCACACTCTATCAACACGGGCATAACGATGCTTACATATTTTGAGTTGAAAAAAGTGAGCGAGAATACAACTGTTATTTCTTTTAGAGCACTAACAGGTGATCGAAACATAATTCCTGAGCCGCATGCTGATATGGTCTACGATCAAACAAAACATACCCTATTAAGCCTGAAGAATTATCTAGAAGAAAAAAAGGTAGCCTAA
- a CDS encoding glycosyltransferase family 9 protein — MAFRQILVVQTAFIGDVILATGLLEKLHEQYPDASIDFLVRKGNHSLLNDHPFVRETIVWDKNGGKYRNLFKLIGKVRKTQYDLVVNIQRFANSGMLTALSKGSMKIGFDKNPFSWAFNKKIVHRIEPGIHEVIRNHELIKAITDGEHENPKLHPTKDDFEYVKTYTEAPYVCMAPASVWFTKQFPKEKWISLIQALNFKGNIYLLGAPNDDSLCDEILKKSGSDQVVNLAGKLSLLQSAALMKTARMNYVNDSAPMHLASAVNAKTCAIFCSTIPDFGFGPLADDSHIVEINNKLDCRPCGLHGKKACPLGHYKCGYDIDIQEMIALLDKKGPTGS, encoded by the coding sequence ATGGCTTTTCGTCAAATTTTAGTGGTACAAACTGCCTTCATAGGAGACGTTATTTTAGCCACCGGACTATTGGAAAAACTCCATGAGCAATACCCAGATGCTAGCATAGATTTTTTGGTAAGAAAGGGTAATCATAGCCTTTTAAATGACCACCCATTTGTTCGAGAAACCATAGTTTGGGATAAAAACGGCGGAAAATATAGAAACCTTTTTAAGCTGATCGGAAAGGTTCGTAAAACCCAGTACGACCTTGTCGTAAATATTCAAAGGTTTGCCAATTCAGGTATGCTCACTGCCTTATCGAAGGGTAGCATGAAGATAGGCTTTGACAAAAATCCGTTTTCGTGGGCTTTTAATAAGAAAATCGTTCATCGGATTGAACCTGGGATTCACGAGGTAATTAGAAATCATGAACTGATCAAGGCGATAACAGATGGTGAGCACGAAAATCCCAAGCTACACCCAACTAAAGATGATTTTGAATATGTGAAAACATATACCGAAGCACCCTATGTATGTATGGCACCCGCATCTGTTTGGTTTACCAAACAGTTTCCTAAAGAAAAGTGGATTTCGCTAATTCAAGCCCTGAACTTCAAGGGGAATATTTACTTACTCGGCGCACCAAATGATGACTCTCTTTGCGATGAAATTCTGAAGAAGTCGGGTAGCGATCAGGTGGTTAACCTAGCTGGAAAGCTTTCTTTACTTCAATCGGCAGCCTTAATGAAAACAGCTCGAATGAATTATGTAAATGATAGTGCCCCTATGCATTTAGCCTCTGCCGTAAATGCTAAAACATGTGCTATCTTTTGCTCTACCATTCCTGATTTTGGGTTTGGACCGCTAGCCGATGATAGCCACATTGTAGAAATCAATAACAAATTAGACTGCAGACCGTGCGGACTACATGGCAAAAAAGCTTGTCCTCTAGGTCATTATAAATGTGGTTACGATATAGATATTCAAGAAATGATAGCCCTATTAGACAAAAAAGGACCTACTGGAAGCTAA
- a CDS encoding MFS transporter, producing the protein MIKFFKRIWKAIANFFKKLKPGEVAWKGANKAIATTAAIIWILGSAMMFVIQPSTYFGIVMVVLGLIIAFLMGLSGILARLLIKSMNKGLFWVIPGVFFLMSFVFGAGSLSWKFPVFVIVFAGALGAGLFTLTKPSRSNNTLLQKIVAIGGSLVGIAGLVWGLIWLMDTGFKPEVEHINAAQKSDYKPAHIQLANPNEPGDYDVEYLTYGSGKDKHRDEFGKDVAIVTDSIDGSRLLGNWKGTTGKLRTWYWGFDDEALPINGRVWYPKGDGPFPIALIVHGNHSMFDYSDGGYEYLGKLLASQGIITVSVDENFINSGWTDFIGSGLSQENDARGWLLLEHLRYWRKWNQTDGGIFNAKVDFENVAVMGHSRGGEAAAVAGFFNRLTYYPDNAKQKFDFNFNIKAVVAIAPVDGQYRPANIPTPLENVNYLVIHGSNDGDVQSFAGLRQYERVEFTDSSDYFKSAVYVYGANHGQFNTSWGNRDSGFPFGSLLNVDALMPMEDQLTIGKTYISAFLQTTLQGKKGYQPLFKDYRAGEDWLPETIYLNQYQASDWKVVVDFEEDLNLLTTSSGGTIETENLTVWKEKIVGMKWGNRGTRAAYIGWDSLAYEADTARYRINFAEDIAANVMTFELSEAKGSTYPDKSRDKKKKEAEEKAKEESEADNNTNSDEVESEEEESDKNQNNESEGDNEDDKDEKDEEDEEEKKKAPEPIDFSITFTDNQGQQSTIKLSDYSYLQRQLSVDVLKNTELQSTGRSEAVYNTFFVDLAKLKEVNPAFDSSAIKAVEFVFDQIKKGVIILDKVAVH; encoded by the coding sequence ATGATCAAATTTTTTAAACGCATCTGGAAGGCAATCGCCAATTTTTTCAAAAAGTTAAAACCTGGAGAAGTCGCTTGGAAAGGCGCGAACAAAGCGATAGCGACCACCGCCGCCATCATTTGGATTCTCGGCTCGGCTATGATGTTCGTCATTCAGCCTTCTACCTATTTTGGAATTGTCATGGTGGTCTTGGGCTTGATCATAGCATTTTTAATGGGTTTATCTGGCATTCTCGCTAGACTCCTCATTAAGTCAATGAATAAAGGCCTATTCTGGGTAATCCCCGGCGTTTTCTTTTTAATGTCATTTGTTTTTGGTGCAGGAAGTCTGAGCTGGAAATTTCCAGTTTTTGTAATTGTGTTTGCCGGAGCTTTAGGCGCTGGCCTTTTCACCCTGACGAAGCCTTCGAGAAGTAACAATACCTTATTACAAAAAATTGTCGCCATAGGCGGAAGTCTGGTTGGCATTGCTGGATTGGTTTGGGGTCTAATATGGTTAATGGACACTGGTTTCAAACCTGAGGTAGAACACATCAACGCCGCCCAAAAATCAGATTACAAACCCGCACATATACAATTAGCCAATCCTAACGAACCTGGCGATTATGATGTGGAATATTTGACCTACGGGAGTGGAAAAGATAAACATAGAGACGAATTCGGAAAAGATGTCGCTATTGTCACAGACTCGATCGACGGCTCTAGGCTATTGGGAAATTGGAAAGGAACCACTGGAAAACTCCGCACATGGTATTGGGGATTTGATGACGAAGCACTGCCTATTAATGGACGGGTTTGGTATCCAAAAGGCGATGGCCCATTCCCGATTGCCCTGATCGTTCACGGAAACCATAGCATGTTTGACTATTCCGATGGCGGCTATGAATACCTCGGTAAGCTTTTGGCCAGCCAAGGAATAATTACGGTTAGTGTAGATGAAAACTTTATTAATAGCGGCTGGACGGATTTTATCGGGAGTGGTTTAAGCCAAGAAAATGATGCCCGAGGATGGCTTTTATTAGAGCATTTAAGATATTGGAGAAAATGGAACCAAACTGATGGTGGGATTTTCAATGCTAAAGTAGACTTTGAAAATGTGGCAGTCATGGGTCACTCACGCGGTGGTGAAGCCGCCGCAGTAGCTGGCTTTTTTAACAGATTGACCTATTACCCTGATAATGCGAAGCAAAAATTCGACTTTAACTTCAATATCAAAGCTGTAGTGGCCATTGCACCAGTTGATGGACAATACAGACCTGCCAACATTCCTACTCCTTTAGAAAATGTGAATTACTTGGTAATCCATGGTTCAAATGATGGCGATGTTCAATCATTTGCTGGACTGAGACAGTATGAACGCGTGGAGTTCACTGATTCTTCAGACTACTTCAAATCGGCGGTTTATGTATATGGCGCCAATCATGGTCAATTCAATACCTCTTGGGGAAACCGCGATTCGGGCTTCCCATTTGGGTCACTGCTAAATGTAGATGCCTTAATGCCAATGGAAGATCAGTTGACCATAGGCAAAACTTACATCAGTGCCTTCTTACAAACTACGCTTCAAGGCAAAAAAGGCTATCAGCCTTTATTCAAAGACTATCGCGCAGGAGAAGACTGGCTCCCAGAAACTATTTACTTAAACCAATATCAGGCGTCTGACTGGAAAGTGGTGGTTGACTTTGAAGAGGATTTGAACCTACTAACCACTTCTTCAGGAGGAACTATTGAAACTGAGAACCTAACCGTTTGGAAGGAAAAAATAGTCGGTATGAAATGGGGAAATCGAGGCACAAGAGCAGCTTATATCGGTTGGGATAGTCTGGCCTATGAAGCTGATACCGCTAGATATAGAATCAATTTTGCCGAAGATATAGCAGCAAATGTTATGACTTTCGAGCTTTCGGAAGCTAAAGGAAGTACCTACCCTGACAAGAGTAGGGACAAAAAGAAAAAGGAAGCTGAAGAGAAAGCAAAAGAAGAAAGCGAAGCCGATAACAACACTAATTCTGACGAAGTGGAAAGCGAAGAGGAAGAAAGTGATAAAAACCAGAACAACGAAAGTGAGGGAGATAACGAAGATGATAAGGACGAAAAAGATGAAGAAGACGAGGAGGAGAAAAAGAAGGCACCCGAACCGATTGATTTTTCTATCACATTCACCGATAATCAAGGCCAACAATCAACTATCAAATTGAGTGATTATAGCTACCTCCAACGACAGCTATCCGTTGATGTGCTAAAGAACACGGAACTTCAGAGTACTGGAAGGTCCGAAGCTGTTTACAATACTTTCTTTGTGGATTTGGCTAAACTAAAGGAGGTCAATCCAGCTTTCGATTCTTCGGCTATTAAGGCAGTGGAGTTTGTTTTTGATCAAATCAAAAAAGGAGTCATAATTCTAGACAAAGTAGCCGTTCACTAG